A single genomic interval of Dioscorea cayenensis subsp. rotundata cultivar TDr96_F1 unplaced genomic scaffold, TDr96_F1_v2_PseudoChromosome.rev07_lg8_w22 25.fasta BLBR01001123.1, whole genome shotgun sequence harbors:
- the LOC120255657 gene encoding LOW QUALITY PROTEIN: BTB/POZ domain and ankyrin repeat-containing protein NPR5-like (The sequence of the model RefSeq protein was modified relative to this genomic sequence to represent the inferred CDS: deleted 2 bases in 1 codon), with the protein MSGGQDETLRSLSLDYLNLLINGEAFSDVTFSVEGRLVHAHRCILAARSLFFRKFFCGPEPPPGLPFLDRGAHRSPSTSPRGRTSPGAVIPVNSVSYEVFLLLLQFLYSGQVSVVPQKHEARPNCPDRGCWHTHCTAAVDLALDTLSAARSFGVEQLALLTQKQLASMVEKASIEDVMKVLMASRKQDMHQLWTTCSHLVAKSGLPPEVLAKHLPIDVVAKIEELRLKSSLARRTSTFMPHPHHPPPPIDVVGAGPAELEDHQKIRRMRRALDSSDVELVKLMVMGEGLNLDDALALHYAVENCSREVVKALLELGAADVNCPAGPAGKTPLHLAAEMVCPDMVAVLLDHHADPNIRTVDGVTPLDILRSLTSDFLFKGAVPGLSHVEPNKLRLCLELVQSAAMVLSREEASGGGSGTYPSMNPESSTCNNANSSSSSMVNLSLDSRMVYLNLGMAAAAQLGCKMNDGNDDDSSTNRSQGGGSIGPSSMFSPHDFP; encoded by the exons ATGAGTGGCGGGCAAGACGAAACGCTGAGATCGCTCTCACTTGACTACCTCAACCTTCTCATCAACGGCGAGGCGTTCAGCGACGTGACCTTCAGTGTTGAAGGTCGGTTAGTCCACGCCCACCGCTGCATCCTAGCCGCTCGAAGCCTCTTTTTCCGTAAATTCTTTTGCGGCCCTGAACCACCACCAGGGCTTCCGTTTCTCGACCGCGGCGCTCACCGCTCTCCATCGACCTCTCCGCGAGGTCGCACTAGCCCTGGCGCTGTCATCCCGGTCAATTCCGTCAGTTACGAGGTTTTCTTGCTGCTGCTCCAGTTTCTTTACAGCGGTCAAGTCTCGGTCGTGCCTCAGAAGCACGAGGCTCGCCCTAACTGCCCTGACCGCGGCTGCTGGCACACTCATTGCACTGCCGCTGTCGATCTCGCTCTCGACACTCTCTCCGCCGCCCGATCCTTTGGTGTCGAGCAACTCGCTTTGCTCACCCAG AAACAGTTGGCTTCGATGGTGGAGAAGGCGTCCATCGAGGACGTGATGAAGGTGTTAATGGCGTCGCGCAAGCAAGACATGCACCAACTCTGGACTACCTGCTCGCATCTCGTTGCTAAATCCGGCTTGCCGCCGGAAGTCCTCGCGAAGCATCTCCCCATCGACGTCGTCGCCAAGATTGAAGAACTCCGGCTGAAATCCTCCCTCGCTCGCCGCACCTCCACGTTCATGCCTCACcctcatcac ccaccaccccccATCGACGTCGTCGGCGCTGGCCCAGCTGAGCTTGAGGACCACCAGAAGATCCGCCGCATGCGCCGCGCTCTCGACTCCTCGGACGTCGAGCTCGTTAAGCTTATGGTCATGGGCGAAGGGCTCAACCTCGACGATGCGCTAGCTCTCCACTACGCCGTTGAGAACTGCAGCCGTGAGGTCGTGAAAGCCTTGCTCGAGCTCGGAGCCGCCGATGTCAACTGCCCCGCCGGCCCCGCCGGCAAAACCCCTCTTCACTTAGCCGCTGAGATGGTCTGCCCCGACATGGTCGCCGTTCTCCTCGACCATCACGCCGACCCCAACATCCGCACCGTCGACGGCGTTACCCCTCTCGACATCCTCCGTAGCCTCACCTCAGATTTCCTCTTTAAGGGCGCTGTTCCGGGGTTATCCCACGTCGAGCCGAACAAGCTCCGGCTGTGCCTCGAGCTTGTTCAATCCGCAGCTATGGTTTTATCAAGAGAAGAAGCTAGTGGTGGTGGAAGTGGTACTTATCCTTCAATGAATCCAGAGTCTAGTACTTGCAACAATGCGAACAGTAGTAGCAGTAGCATGGTGAACCTCAGCTTGGATTCAAGAATGGTTTATCTGAATCTTGGAATGGCTGCTGCTGCTCAATTGGGGTGCAAAATGAATGatggtaatgatgatgataGTAGCACCAACAGGTCTCAAGGAGGTGGTTCCATTGGCCCTTCTTCCATGTTTTCTCCCCATGACTTCCCTTAG